Proteins found in one Stigmatopora nigra isolate UIUO_SnigA chromosome 15, RoL_Snig_1.1, whole genome shotgun sequence genomic segment:
- the dhrs7b gene encoding dehydrogenase/reductase SDR family member 7B, whose product MERVTSALPALLMASLGVCLLYRILCRLRGGASLKDAVVVITGASSGLGKECAHVFHSVGARLVLCGRDAGRLQRVVDELNAKPRDGKHQPTCIPSTVIFDLSNVASMERAAQDILKCYGRVDVLINNAGVSYRGNILDTHLSVQRDVMETNYFGPVALTQALLPSMVHQRSGHIVVISSVQGKIAIPNRSAYAVSKHATQAYFDCLRAEVEQYGIPVTVISPGYIRTNLSLNAVTGDGTKYGVVDKTTATGRDPRDVALAVLKAVRNRSKDVVLAGPLPTVAIYLRTLWPALFFKLMSSRARKEDKPKNT is encoded by the exons ATGGAGCGTGTTACCAGCGCACTACCAGCACTGCTCATGGCAAGCCTGGGGGTCTGTCTTCTTTATCGCATCCTCTGCCGGCTCCGAGGCGGGGCTTCCTTAAAGGATGCGGTGGTGGTCATCACAGGTGCCAGCTCCGGACTAGGCAAAG AATGCGCGCACGTTTTCCACAGCGTGGGGGCTCGCCTGGTACTGTGCGGTCGGGACGCAGGTCGACTGCAGCGGGTAGTTGATgagctaaatgcaaaaccaagGGATGGAAAGCACCAG ccgacGTGCATTCCCAGCACTGTTATCTTTGACCTGAGCAATGTAGCCTCAATGGAGAGGGCAGCGCAGGACATCTTGAAGTGTTATGGACGAGTGGACGTTCTCATCAACAATGCCGGCGTTAGCTACCGTGGCAACATACTGGACACACACCTGTCTGTTCAGAGGGATGTTATGGAAACCAATTACTTTGGGCCGGTTGCTTTAACGCAAG CTCTCCTGCCCTCCATGGTTCATCAGCGCAGTGGCCATATTGTTGTCATCAGCAGCGTTCAGGGCAAGATAGCCATTCCGAACCGTTCGGCTT ATGCAGTATCCAAACACGCCACCCAGGCCTACTTTGATTGCTTACGTGCAGAAGTGGAGCAGTACGGAATTCCTGTGACTGTCATTAGTCCAGGATACATCCGGACCAATCTGTCCCTCAATGCTGTCACGGGAGACGGGACCAAGTATGGAG TTGTGGACAAAACAACGGCAACGGGTCGGGACCCGAGAGATGTGGCTCTCGCTGTTCTGAAAGCCGTACGTAACAGGAGCAAAGATGTTGTCTTGGCAGGACCTTTGCCAACTGTGGCCATCTATCTTCGCACATTGTGGCCCGCTCTTTTCTTTAAACTCATGTCATCTCGTGCTCGCAAGGAGGACAAACCCAAAAATACGTGA